The DNA window ACTCCACGTGCTTGGGGATCGGCATCCACGTCCATGTCCTTGAGAATATTGCGAACAAACTCCACATCATTCATAACCTCCAGCTTCTTTTCGGTAAGCTTGTACTTCGGTTTCTTATTCTTATTTGGGTCCATAGTTtcaagaaaaatgaaaaaatttcaggagcaatgaaaaagttttcttcgaTGAACTAGACTGGCCTATCAGTACTTTGAAATGTCAATGACCATGCACTTTTCATGACAGTTCTCTTTTCCAAAGCCAACTAGATGGCACAAAGATGCTCCCTGTGTTTTTTTATAGTACTTTATTTGAatctaaatataaaaaaatatattatatgtttttgagaaagccatttataaaacattttaacGTTTAATCTTTATAAATTCATTGATTCTTTAATGATTTATGAGATAGAgataaatttcttaaaaatattgcaaaggtcaattagaattttaatttgaataactAATTTAGTATGACCCTAGACACGCAGattaatggaaattaaatttacataTCGTTTTCAACaccctttttttaaatctgaTCACATTTGACCAAGATAGATATCTTAGCCATTTCTCAACGGATTTCAAAAAGGGATGTCATTTTGAAATCAGGACATTAATATCCTttgatctgcatcaaaattatTTCACAATCTATTTGGCCTGACTTTTGTAATATAAATCGTtataaaaatgacaaaaattgGTTCGAATTCAGTATATTGTTTCCCCAACTGCTCGATATCGACCATATTTATAAGAAGAAATCATTTTTACAAAGCATTCTGAAACTCTAAAACTAATGGGTTTTCGTTCTGGGTGATCTTGAGCTGGTGAGCAGACTGGATAATCGGTTGAAGGGCATCTCGAACAGCAAGGTGACTCCGATGGACAGAAAGTAGCAAATGCCGCAGTGACCCACTATCAGGAGGGTCTGAAATGTTTGGGAGAGATTAAGGGGGTTCATCTAGAACTTGACGCCGGAGAGCAAAGCTTAAAAAACTCACCAACAAGGACTTGTCGGCGTTAACAGCGGAGGTGAAGGAGTGGTAGAACCATATGATGATGACGGGGTTCAGCAAATAGATGGCATAGGTGAACCGACTGATCCGCTGTAGCTGTTCCGACTGGAGGAGGGCCAGGATCCAGCggttgggcgccgaggattCCCGGCCTTCGCCACTCAGGATTAGTTGACCGGCCCAGGTAGCCACCAAAAGCCGCAGTAATGCCATTAAGGCGCTGAGGATGGAAGCCTCCGGCAGCTGCTCCGCCAAGGCCTTTTGCAGCAGCCACCCCAGGATCAGGGTGAGGGTCAGCTTGGACCACCAGTTGGGCAGCATAAGGGCAAAAGGCGTGTCCCATTTAAGGGCGTGGGTATATCCGTAGGCCCCGCCCACTATGTAGGACAGCATGCGGATGACGGGACTCATGTAGAACCACTTTCCCGCCTGGTAGAACTCCTCGAAGTTTGGTTTCACCTGCAGCACCTTCATCATCCCCATCGTGTAGAGTATGCTGCTGGCCAGGAGTAGACCAACGAGCCCCCTGACGACCCGAGGATGGCGGGTGTGCAGAAAAAGCAGCAGTAGCGCCAGTAGATAGAGCTGCATGTCGCAGGCCAGGGACCAGGTCCAGGAGCCGCACAGCTCCACCACAGGAAATAGGTTCTGCACAAAGAGCAGGTTACGCCATCCGTGCTGCTGGCAAATCTCGTCGTGCGGCACCGTCACGTGCAGCAGGGAAGCTTGCCGCTGGTACAGCGATCCCACAGAGGCCGAAAGCATAGCTACAAACTGCAAAGGTGCCAGGCGCAGGAAGCGGCGGAAGACCTGGCCCAGGAGACGGCACACGTTACTCCCACTGAAGCCGTCGCGGGCGATGTCCTGCTGAAGCTTCTCGTTGCGCAGGAAGTTCGACACCGTTAGGAAGCCGCTGATCACAAAGAAGACCTCCACCGTGCTGGGCCAGTAGGTGTGTCGCATCGTCATCGCTGTCACGGACTCTAGAAGCTTCAGCGAGGGGTCCCCAGAAAATGCCTTGTACCAGACCACGTGGAGGCCCACCAGAGCGAAGGCGGTGACCACGCGGAGGCCGTTGATGCAGCTATTCTCCTCTGTGCTGGGCTTCCAGGCGCGCTGCCAGTTGCTCCTAAGGTCGAAGCAGGCAAGAATCTGCGAGTGCCGGCCCAGGCCTGCGCTGGACAGCAAGCAGAGAAGCAGCTGTGCTCCGGTCAGAGCCAAAAACAGCTGAACCATCCGGCTGGCGAAGAAGTCCCTCCTGAGACCCGGCTTTTTCACGCCGGCCAAGCTGGGCTGGATCTTCCAGCGCCGAAAGGAGCGTGTCTGGCCTGCTGTCAAGATTCCGTTCAGCAGCTTCTCCACTTCGGGGGAGTCGCAGCTTCGTGGTAAGCATAGGCCGATGTGTAGCAAGGATTCGTCCTTAATGATCGGCTTAAAGTGCCACGGCGAGTGGGGCCAGGCGTAGGCCACCTGGTAGTCCAGGGGAAAGGGCGACACTTGGCGCAGCAACTGGGCATCCCGCTCAGTGTAATCGAGAAGCACCGGCTCACTGGCCGCCCGGCAAGTGTCCGGACTGCCCAGCCACAAGCTGTGCCCCATAATAAAGTCACCGAAGCCCTCGCCGGAGGCGTCCCGCGCTGCCGGGGATCAGAGTTATTAGGACATCTTCTTTGTCATATCTCAAAGACTTACCCTTCATTGCCCAGGATGTCTCTTTCTCCAGGGCATCGTGGAAGAGCAGCAGCTCCTTTTGGCACGTTGTCAGTGTGGCGTTTCCATTGCTTGCTTCCTGGACCACCGCATCCACCAGGTCGAGGAGCAGAGACTCCCGATCGCCAAGCACAGCGACTATCTGAGTTAATAGAAGGATTTTGAGCAACATGGATCCGGACGGCATCACCACCAAGCTCCGCAACAGACGCCGCACAACTGGACCGACCCATCTGGCCGGGGCCAACCAAAGTCTAACCGACCCACCTGATCCCGGATGTTCTCATCGAAACGGCGGTGATCCGCGAGAAATCGTTTAATGCTCTTGGCTGGTTTTTATTACCCTGTCAGCCTCGATTCTACCCTTTCAGAACTGGGGCTAGACGACTTCCGGACAAGTACTCAGTACTTTGGTTCAAGTCCGTAACGTATAAAGTTTCTAGATCAGACCGAGGGCTTATTACACAAACTTACGATATTCGAGCTTCAGCCTCCAGATGGCGCTGTTTTAGGGACTCAGAAGgctatcttgagaaatcaagctCAGATCTCAAAGTGGAATGTTTCAAAAAAGATAAGTGTTCAAATATGGCCAAAAACagattcatatttttttagatttttgtaaCTTAGCCTttgaaaaaattgcaaaatttgGGTCGAAAATTTAAGAACTGGGTTTTGATTTGAAAACCATGCTACTCTCAACTCTGAcatcgggaaggtataacattttACGATCTGTCGAGTATTGACCGAGTTGTGAAGATTTTCctttccaaaaatttaaaaaattggaatCAGGTTTTTGaagttcttttatttttcaaaattttgaatttattatgCACTTATTGGCGGATATTTCAGTCAGTTCGTAACCGATTctaaaacggaataccatttgtGAATCACAGTTTTATTCTCTTTCAACCTgcatgaaaatttaaaaaatataaatgggaaaaaaattttgacaatttttgtcaaaaatcctgatggtaccccttggaaaaatttcgaaattttggtaaaaaatttTCTAGCTGGATTATGATAGAAAACGATGCTAATTTGAGCTCTGAtatcgggaaggtataacattttACGATCTGTCGAGTATTGACCGAGTTGTGAAGATTTTCCtatccaaaaatttaaaaaattggtataagatttttggggttttttattgttttaaaaatcgTAATTTTTTAATCACTAATTAGCGGATATTTCCGTCATTTCGTAACCGATTccaaaacggaataccatttgtGAATCACCGTTCTATTCTCTTTCAATCTGtatcaaaatttcaaaaatataaatgggaaaaaaatttgaccaatttttgtcaaaaatcctgatggtaccccttggaaaaatttcgaaatttgggtaaaaaattttattgctgGGTTTTGATAGGAAAAGGTGCTACTCGGAATTCTGAGCccgggaaggtataacatttcAGGATCTGATGAGGATTGGCCGAGTTACAAAcgtttttctttcaaaaaaagtaaaaatttggaatcagGTTTTTgaaggttttttatttttcaaaaatccgACTTTTTAAGGCACTTATTTTAGGATATTTCAGGCGTTTCGTAACCGATTccaaaacggaataccatttgtAAATCACCCTTCTATTCTCCTTCAATCTgcactaaaattaaaaaaatttgaaatggaaaaaattttcaccaatttttggcaaaaatcctgaggaaaaatttcgaaatttCGGTAAAAAATTTTATCGCTGGGTTTTGATAGAAAACGATGCTACTCTGAGCTctgagatcgggaaggtatacgATTTTAGGATCTGTCGAGTATTTGCCGAGTTATGCAATTCATGCAATTTCATCtggaaaattacaaaaatttgaatcatatttttggatatttttttgtgaccAGAATTTACGTGATTCAACGTTGGGGGTCTTTTGGAACTTACGATATTTGATCTTAAGCCTCCCAATACCTGTAGAACGCTACTGTGGAGCATGTGGAGCTTCTCCCCAATAGACCAGGACCAAAGTAGTTATGGAAGGGAAATAAAAGGGAGGGATGGGAAATCAAATAGTCCCCATTGGTTCCGTACCCCGGCTTGGTATGAACACCTTTTGAACTGGAACTTGATTTGGCCATAAAAACAGACTCAAGTTGTTAAGCTAAGTAGTGGCGCTACAATGTAAGATTTTTATGGCCAGTTGTGGACTTTTAAGTAATTTCATGATAAATACCcgattaataatatatatatctgcaGAGGGCAGGGGCATGTAGATACTTAGACTCTTTTACATACTTAATTGTAGTACTTACTACCTAGTACATACTCTATAATTAGTAAGTATCACCTCACATAGTAACCGCATTACCTAGAAAAACGAAAATCGAAAAAGCttttattgcttttattttggcactttatttaatattttaattgcatttttgtttattaatcaAACTTGTGCAAGTATTATCGAATTATATTAGTTATATTAGTTAGTTTATCCATTTAACGATACATCTATACAACAAAACGTTAATATTagtagtaaaaaaaaaaaaaacaaaaattatatagatACTGCAATTAGACGTAGGCATTACATGGTATTATCGAATTACGATTGGAAAAGGCGTGGCAGGACAGCGGGATTGTGGATCCCTATTTTGCGTAACGTTTTGCTTTTACATTCTCCAAGGACTCGCAAAGGATACTCCAAGGATTTCCGTCAATTAGTTCAATTGgcctttcatttttatttgctgCTTGACAAATGAAACTAAAGCCCCTGGGCCGAGCATTTGTTAGCAGATTTTATGGGGATACTCGGGGGGAGACTCCGACGCGGGACCATCCAGAAGCCGAGTTCACTTGCGGTGGCCTCCGGTCCGCAGTTCAATGATGGTGGCGCCCGATCCGCGGCGCAGATGGTGGCCCTGCTGCTCCACCTCGCTGCTCCTGCGCACTATGCTGGCCGTGTCCTTGTTGAGTTCCACGGAGGGCGGGGAGCGCGAGTCCAGCGAGTACTTGGCCTGCAGCGGGTACTTGTGTCCATTGCTGCGCTGCCCGGGTCCGGTATAGTCCTCGTCGCCGTGGATCACCCGGTAAAGGTCCGGAGCCTGCTGGTGCAGGCCGCGCAGGTAGAGCTGCTTCTTGTCCGGCTGCTCCGGGTAGGGTGCCGGCAGCAGGTCCTCGTCCTCGTTCCCGGCCACCCCGATCTTCGTGAGGTCCTTCTGGCTGCGGCTTATGAGGTTCACGATCGAGGGACTCTTCAGACCGCTCTTGAGCGAGTTGTCCTTACCAGAGAAGAGGTGCGGGTTGGACTTGTAGTTGGCGTTTGGACCCTGGCCGAGACCGTAGCCACCGCCGGCGCCGCTTCCCGACGGCGGGTAGTTGTTCCGGGACAGTTTCTCGATGTATATCGGACTGGGATCGTTGCTGCCGTTCATGCCGTGCACGTTGAAGCTCTTGCTCCGGTTCAGGACCTTGGCGTAGGTCCTGGCCGGCTTAGCGGGCCCCTGCTGCTGGTTCAGCTGGCTGGGATTGGGATGGGGCTGGTGCTGCGACTGCTGGGGATGATATGGGCCTCTGGGCGGCTGCTGGTGGTTCCCTCCCCGGAGGCTGAGTGGCGGGGGCTGGGAGACCGGGGGATAATAGCGGCCTTGAGTCTGGCGCTGCTCGTGCAGCTTTCGCGGCAGTGTCTGGGCAGTCCGGTagtcctgctgctgctggtggagaTTGGGTGTGGAGCCGCTGAAGCGCTGGCTGTGCTTCTGATAGCGTCCCAAGGTGTGGGCCGTCGGAGGCGCCCCGCCCGGTCCTCGCTGCTCGTAGTAGTCGTCCTCGCGCTCTAGCTGCCGCTCCTCGTACTGTCGCTGGCGCGGCCGCCGCTCGTACAGGTTCTCCTTGCCGTATAGGGTACTCGAGTAGGGATCCTCGCCCAGGTAGTACCGCTGCCGGGGACTGATGGTCTGCTGCTCCAGGTTCTGCAGCTGCGGATCGGCGGACTCGGCCCGTTTGAAGTTCGGGCGCATCTGGGAGTCTCTTTCCCTCTCCCTCTCCCTTTCTCGTTCCCGCTCCCGCTCCctctctctgtctctttcCCGCTCCCTTTCCCTCTCCCGCTCGCGCTCCCTCCTCCTGTGATTGTCGCTCTGGTTAGAGTCCTCGGACTCCTGGCTGTGGCCAATGTGCCCGTCGATAACGTTGTACTGCTGGTAGGTGGTCACCTGGGGTGGGCCGCCGCCTCCTCCGCCATTGGCTCCGGGATGTCCGGGACTGGGTGACTGTTCCCGCGACTTGCTGGCCGAAGACTTCATCCGGAACTTTCGCTCCGCACTGGCCGACCTGATCTTGCTGACCAGCTTGCGCAGCGAGTTGCCAATCACCTGGCCCATCCGGCTGGGCTTGGAGCTGCCGCCGCCGGCGCTGCGGGCACTCATGGCGGATAGGTTTGAGGTGGAGGCCGAGGTGGCTCCGCCAGCGTGAGCCCGGTGCAGGGTGCCGGCTCCTCCGGGCGGGTAGCTGGACGTGGGGGCGAAGCGTgtccgctgctgctgcttccgGCTGAGCGTCATCGTGCTGGCGGGGAGCTCCCTAAAAAGGACTGGAATAAGATCAATACTACAGAGAAGGTATAGAGTTTCAAACCTGGTCATTAGGTAGTCCACCTGGGGTGAGGACGAGCGGCTGCGGCTCCTCGGCGGGGGCGAGTAGTCCGGCGGGGGCTCCAGCTGGCTGCCGGAGGAAAGAGGCCCACCGACCGCTGCTGGCACGGGTATCGGCGGAGCCTGGGAGTGCACGGAAGGCGTGTGCTCCACCAGCTTCTTTTCGCTGGCACGTCGTCGCTGCGGGACCGTGGGTCTCGGATGGCTTCCTCCCAATCCGCTGCCATTGCCGCCGAACTCCATGGGCGGCGCTGGCGGCGGAGGAGCCGGCTCGTAGCTCTTTCCACGTCCGTTCACCAAGGGAGCCGATGCCGCTCCGTTCACCCCGTTGCTGGTGCGGCGGTGGTGTCCGTAGGCCACCCGCTTGTGGGAGGGCTCCTCCGGCCGCGGCGGTCCTGGACCACGACCGGGGCCCGGTATGGCCTCGAGATCGTCGAGGGCGTCGCGGGAGCCACGCATGGAGCGGGCTAGAAACTGCGAGGAGAGGCTCTGGCGCTTCTGCTGCAAGATGTCCTCGCGACTCACGTAGCTGTCCTTAGGCTGCTCCGGGAGGAAAGAGCCACCCTGATCCCGCCCGGAGACCTGGTTCTTGCGCCTTATGGTCTCCTGGAGGTCCTCGCGGAAGGCCTGCGACGAGAAGTGGTTGACGGCCGTGGCGGGGGGCGGGGCTGGAGCCGGATCCTTGCGGTCCGACCAGTTGGAGATGCCCTGGAAGTATTTCGAGCGACTGCCGCCGGGCTGGAGTCCGCCAGGCGGCGGCTTCCTCTCCAAGGTGGCAACCTTTACTCGCTCCCGTTCCCTCTGCCGCTCCAGCTCCCTCTCCGTCTCCCTTTCCCGTTCCCGCTCCCTCTCCCGTTCCCTTTCCCGCTCCCTATCCCTATCCCGTTCGCGTTCCCGCTCCCTCTCCCGTTCCCGTTCCGCGCTCCGTGGCAGCGTCTGCGGGTGGTGCGGATGGTGGTGGGGATGGGCGTGGACATTCGTGTGGACGTGGGGATGCTGGTGGGCATGGGGGTGCTGCTGCGGCTGGCTCTGGGACTTGATGGTCACGTTGAAGTAGCTCTTCTTGGTGGGCTCCACCACCTCGCCCTCGGGGGCCACCTCGTCGTCGCGGGAGTCGTTCGAGGCGGTGGACTCGCTGCCGAAGTGCGACTCCAGCCACTTCATGGTCTCGCCCTTGCGGGTCTCCTCCTCCCGGTCGAAGTCAAGGGGCCGCTTCGTGAGGGCATCTTTCCGATCAGCCAGTAGAGCGACTTCTGGAGGGGATTTGGATGGGAAGATTAGTCGTTTGCTCAAGAGGAGCTCCCAAGGAGCACTTACccttttgctgctgctgctgggagcGACGCAGCTTGCGCATCCGGTCGGAGAGGCTGTCCCAGTCGCCCGGACGCTCCAGCTCCCCGGCTCCGTCCTTGTCCATCTGGGTCGTCTCGGCGGCGTAGCGCATCTCGGTGGACAGCAGTCGGCCGTTGGCTAGCAGGTCCACATGCTGTTCGTCCCGCTGCCGGAAAAAGCGCTGGTTGGCCGCCGTCGTGGTCACCTGCTCCTGATCCGCCGCCGGCAGCTGGGCATGCCTTTGGTCGCCGGGGGGCAGGTCGTCGTCGAGGATGAGTTCGTGCTCGGTAGTCCGCCGGCTCTCTGTTACCAGGGTGCCGTCTTCCTGGGCTAGGCAGCGCTTCTGCGTATCCTCCGAGTCGATGGTCTTGCGCGACTTGCTCCGGCTGGCCACCACCTGAGGTCCCAGCGGCACCAGCTGCCTCTGGCTCTCCGGGGAGCAGAGTACGGCCTCGAGATCCTCAACGCCCTGGCTTACGGCGTTTACGTAGGTCTACAAATAAGATTGGTAATAGGATTGGTTTTTAGTTGGGATCGGAAAGGGATGAGAATCTTCCATATTCCGAAGATACTGAATCGTTTTTCGAGGAGCGGACTCTAAAGATTGGCAAACCGAATCATCTACTCCTCCTCCGCGCCTGGCAGATTCCTCCGCAAAAGTCGATCCCCTACCGGTTGCATCACTTTCCAGCGATGCAGTCGCTGCACATGGTGGCGTCTCCCATCTCCCAGCTCCCTTGCCACCGAGCCAAcgggctggggctggggctggggctggggcttTGGGTATTCAGAGCAAGACAGTCGAAACCACAAAACACAAATCCCATTTACTTTTCTGACTCTTACAACCGACTCGATGGATGGATGGGGCAACGTCATTGAGGTAACGGTAAAAGACGGGAGTGCAACCCGAGAAGGGAGTGTGGAGCAGGGGGGGAACTACATATATACACTGAGAGAACATGGAGGGCTGCTTGCTTCAGTTTTCAAGGATGCAGAGCAGCGGGAAGCTACCTTCTTGAAGCTATCTATAGCCTCCATATGGATCTTACTCTTTAAAGCGGTAGTTTGGTAAATGGACAGCTCAAGG is part of the Drosophila bipectinata strain 14024-0381.07 chromosome XL, DbipHiC1v2, whole genome shotgun sequence genome and encodes:
- the chas gene encoding zinc finger CCCH domain-containing protein 13 isoform X5, whose protein sequence is MRYAAETTQMDKDGAGELERPGDWDSLSDRMRKLRRSQQQQQKEVALLADRKDALTKRPLDFDREEETRKGETMKWLESHFGSESTASNDSRDDEVAPEGEVVEPTKKSYFNVTIKSQSQPQQHPHAHQHPHVHTNVHAHPHHHPHHPQTLPRSAERERERERERERDRDRERERERERERERERETERELERQRERERVKVATLERKPPPGGLQPGGSRSKYFQGISNWSDRKDPAPAPPPATAVNHFSSQAFREDLQETIRRKNQVSGRDQGGSFLPEQPKDSYVSREDILQQKRQSLSSQFLARSMRGSRDALDDLEAIPGPGRGPGPPRPEEPSHKRVAYGHHRRTSNGVNGAASAPLVNGRGKSYEPAPPPPAPPMEFGGNGSGLGGSHPRPTVPQRRRASEKKLVEHTPSVHSQAPPIPVPAAVGGPLSSGSQLEPPPDYSPPPRSRSRSSSPQVDYLMTRELPASTMTLSRKQQQRTRFAPTSSYPPGGAGTLHRAHAGGATSASTSNLSAMSARSAGGGSSKPSRMGQVIGNSLRKLVSKIRSASAERKFRMKSSASKSREQSPSPGHPGANGGGGGGPPQVTTYQQYNVIDGHIGHSQESEDSNQSDNHRRRERERERERERERDRERERERERERERERERDSQMRPNFKRAESADPQLQNLEQQTISPRQRYYLGEDPYSSTLYGKENLYERRPRQRQYEERQLEREDDYYEQRGPGGAPPTAHTLGRYQKHSQRFSGSTPNLHQQQQDYRTAQTLPRKLHEQRQTQGRYYPPVSQPPPLSLRGGNHQQPPRGPYHPQQSQHQPHPNPSQLNQQQGPAKPARTYAKVLNRSKSFNVHGMNGSNDPSPIYIEKLSRNNYPPSGSGAGGGYGLGQGPNANYKSNPHLFSGKDNSLKSGLKSPSIVNLISRSQKDLTKIGVAGNEDEDLLPAPYPEQPDKKQLYLRGLHQQAPDLYRVIHGDEDYTGPGQRSNGHKYPLQAKYSLDSRSPPSVELNKDTASIVRRSSEVEQQGHHLRRGSGATIIELRTGGHRK
- the chas gene encoding zinc finger CCCH domain-containing protein 13 isoform X4, translated to MTRRAPRPLEAIAIQKLLPKKEWITKRKTELTTTRQIETRVKRQVKLQDGKVIEDSGPIVSTNTTEDTDKQETETTEKRDLDLPDDLDGNAQLTDVAALQAAAANESQLAQIQEVFGPADGAGKLVKRMVPRPADGLVRQVDDKRVISHEEVKDYHETEDVKHLGDFTDQTYVNAVSQGVEDLEAVLCSPESQRQLVPLGPQVVASRSKSRKTIDSEDTQKRCLAQEDGTLVTESRRTTEHELILDDDLPPGDQRHAQLPAADQEQVTTTAANQRFFRQRDEQHVDLLANGRLLSTEMRYAAETTQMDKDGAGELERPGDWDSLSDRMRKLRRSQQQQQKEVALLADRKDALTKRPLDFDREEETRKGETMKWLESHFGSESTASNDSRDDEVAPEGEVVEPTKKSYFNVTIKSQSQPQQHPHAHQHPHVHTNVHAHPHHHPHHPQTLPRSAERERERERERERDRDRERERERERERERERETERELERQRERERVKVATLERKPPPGGLQPGGSRSKYFQGISNWSDRKDPAPAPPPATAVNHFSSQAFREDLQETIRRKNQVSGRDQGGSFLPEQPKDSYVSREDILQQKRQSLSSQFLARSMRGSRDALDDLEAIPGPGRGPGPPRPEEPSHKRVAYGHHRRTSNGVNGAASAPLVNGRGKSYEPAPPPPAPPMEFGGNGSGLGGSHPRPTVPQRRRASEKKLVEHTPSVHSQAPPIPVPAAVGGPLSSGSQLEPPPDYSPPPRSRSRSSSPQVDYLMTRELPASTMTLSRKQQQRTRFAPTSSYPPGGAGTLHRAHAGGATSASTSNLSAMSARSAGGGSSKPSRMGQVIGNSLRKLVSKIRSASAERKFRMKSSASKSREQSPSPGHPGANGGGGGGPPQVTTYQQYNVIDGHIGHSQESEDSNQSDNHRRRERERERERERERDRERERERERERERERERDSQMRPNFKRAESADPQLQNLEQQTISPRQRYYLGEDPYSSTLYGKENLYERRPRQRQYEERQLEREDDYYEQRGPGGAPPTAHTLGRYQKHSQRFSGSTPNLHQQQQDYRTAQTLPRKLHEQRQTQGRYYPPVSQPPPLSLRGGNHQQPPRGPYHPQQSQHQPHPNPSQLNQQQGPAKPARTYAKVLNRSKSFNVHGMNGSNDPSPIYIEKLSRNNYPPSGSGAGGGYGLGQGPNANYKSNPHLFSGKDNSLKSGLKSPSIVNLISRSQKDLTKIGVAGNEDEDLLPAPYPEQPDKKQLYLRGLHQQAPDLYRVIHGDEDYTGPGQRSNGHKYPLQAKYSLDSRSPPSVELNKDTASIVRRSSEVEQQGHHLRRGSGATIIELRTGGHRK
- the chas gene encoding zinc finger CCCH domain-containing protein 13 isoform X1, which gives rise to MVVILLLSPCTCSRSSSSSHAHAHQPAHSSPSSAPPKHKSHNHLQHPPPTASSSPESRDSRSSNESSSTGDTAIPAASYLQRTPPAPHPLQPSHSRSYRPLPAPGPGPGPAPVHAYRPGGWAPLQSWPNAVPKPPRQSHPVVFRVHPSLPQPQPQHLHPIPIPRDHHTRGNRFTNTTDYVRHVTRVNFYDIDTSQVEFESKDDEESTEATGSNCDTEAITKEEEWITKRKTELTTTRQIETRVKRQVKLQDGKVIEDSGPIVSTNTTEDTDKQETETTEKRDLDLPDDLDGNAQLTDVAALQAAAANESQLAQIQEVFGPADGAGKLVKRMVPRPADGLVRQVDDKRVISHEEVKDYHETEDVKHLGDFTDQTYVNAVSQGVEDLEAVLCSPESQRQLVPLGPQVVASRSKSRKTIDSEDTQKRCLAQEDGTLVTESRRTTEHELILDDDLPPGDQRHAQLPAADQEQVTTTAANQRFFRQRDEQHVDLLANGRLLSTEMRYAAETTQMDKDGAGELERPGDWDSLSDRMRKLRRSQQQQQKEVALLADRKDALTKRPLDFDREEETRKGETMKWLESHFGSESTASNDSRDDEVAPEGEVVEPTKKSYFNVTIKSQSQPQQHPHAHQHPHVHTNVHAHPHHHPHHPQTLPRSAERERERERERERDRDRERERERERERERERETERELERQRERERVKVATLERKPPPGGLQPGGSRSKYFQGISNWSDRKDPAPAPPPATAVNHFSSQAFREDLQETIRRKNQVSGRDQGGSFLPEQPKDSYVSREDILQQKRQSLSSQFLARSMRGSRDALDDLEAIPGPGRGPGPPRPEEPSHKRVAYGHHRRTSNGVNGAASAPLVNGRGKSYEPAPPPPAPPMEFGGNGSGLGGSHPRPTVPQRRRASEKKLVEHTPSVHSQAPPIPVPAAVGGPLSSGSQLEPPPDYSPPPRSRSRSSSPQVDYLMTRELPASTMTLSRKQQQRTRFAPTSSYPPGGAGTLHRAHAGGATSASTSNLSAMSARSAGGGSSKPSRMGQVIGNSLRKLVSKIRSASAERKFRMKSSASKSREQSPSPGHPGANGGGGGGPPQVTTYQQYNVIDGHIGHSQESEDSNQSDNHRRRERERERERERERDRERERERERERERERERDSQMRPNFKRAESADPQLQNLEQQTISPRQRYYLGEDPYSSTLYGKENLYERRPRQRQYEERQLEREDDYYEQRGPGGAPPTAHTLGRYQKHSQRFSGSTPNLHQQQQDYRTAQTLPRKLHEQRQTQGRYYPPVSQPPPLSLRGGNHQQPPRGPYHPQQSQHQPHPNPSQLNQQQGPAKPARTYAKVLNRSKSFNVHGMNGSNDPSPIYIEKLSRNNYPPSGSGAGGGYGLGQGPNANYKSNPHLFSGKDNSLKSGLKSPSIVNLISRSQKDLTKIGVAGNEDEDLLPAPYPEQPDKKQLYLRGLHQQAPDLYRVIHGDEDYTGPGQRSNGHKYPLQAKYSLDSRSPPSVELNKDTASIVRRSSEVEQQGHHLRRGSGATIIELRTGGHRK
- the chas gene encoding zinc finger CCCH domain-containing protein 13 isoform X2 is translated as MVVILLLSPCTCSRSSSSSHAHAHQPAHSSPSSAPPKHKSHNHLQHPPPTASSSPESRDSRSSNESSSTGDTAIPAASYLQRTPPAPHPLQPSHSRSYRPLPAPGPGPGPAPVHAYRPGGWAPLQSWPNAVPKPPRQSHPVVFRVHPSLPQPQPQHLHPIPIPRDHHTRGNRFTNTTDYVRHVTRVNFYDIDTSQVEFESKDDEESTEATGSNCDTEAITKEEEWITKRKTELTTTRQIETRVKRQVKLQDGKVIEDSGPIVSTNTTEDTDKQETETTEKRDLDLPDDLDGNAQLTDVAALQAAAANESQLAQIQEVFGPADGAGKLVKRMVPRPADGLVRQVDDKRVISHEEVKDYHETEDVKHLGDFTDQTYVNAVSQGVEDLEAVLCSPESQRQLVPLGPQVVASRSKSRKTIDSEDTQKRCLAQEDGTLVTESRRTTEHELILDDDLPPGDQRHAQLPAADQEQVTTTAANQRFFRQRDEQHVDLLANGRLLSTEMRYAAETTQMDKDGAGELERPGDWDSLSDRMRKLRRSQQQQQKVALLADRKDALTKRPLDFDREEETRKGETMKWLESHFGSESTASNDSRDDEVAPEGEVVEPTKKSYFNVTIKSQSQPQQHPHAHQHPHVHTNVHAHPHHHPHHPQTLPRSAERERERERERERDRDRERERERERERERERETERELERQRERERVKVATLERKPPPGGLQPGGSRSKYFQGISNWSDRKDPAPAPPPATAVNHFSSQAFREDLQETIRRKNQVSGRDQGGSFLPEQPKDSYVSREDILQQKRQSLSSQFLARSMRGSRDALDDLEAIPGPGRGPGPPRPEEPSHKRVAYGHHRRTSNGVNGAASAPLVNGRGKSYEPAPPPPAPPMEFGGNGSGLGGSHPRPTVPQRRRASEKKLVEHTPSVHSQAPPIPVPAAVGGPLSSGSQLEPPPDYSPPPRSRSRSSSPQVDYLMTRELPASTMTLSRKQQQRTRFAPTSSYPPGGAGTLHRAHAGGATSASTSNLSAMSARSAGGGSSKPSRMGQVIGNSLRKLVSKIRSASAERKFRMKSSASKSREQSPSPGHPGANGGGGGGPPQVTTYQQYNVIDGHIGHSQESEDSNQSDNHRRRERERERERERERDRERERERERERERERERDSQMRPNFKRAESADPQLQNLEQQTISPRQRYYLGEDPYSSTLYGKENLYERRPRQRQYEERQLEREDDYYEQRGPGGAPPTAHTLGRYQKHSQRFSGSTPNLHQQQQDYRTAQTLPRKLHEQRQTQGRYYPPVSQPPPLSLRGGNHQQPPRGPYHPQQSQHQPHPNPSQLNQQQGPAKPARTYAKVLNRSKSFNVHGMNGSNDPSPIYIEKLSRNNYPPSGSGAGGGYGLGQGPNANYKSNPHLFSGKDNSLKSGLKSPSIVNLISRSQKDLTKIGVAGNEDEDLLPAPYPEQPDKKQLYLRGLHQQAPDLYRVIHGDEDYTGPGQRSNGHKYPLQAKYSLDSRSPPSVELNKDTASIVRRSSEVEQQGHHLRRGSGATIIELRTGGHRK